The Argentina anserina chromosome 5, drPotAnse1.1, whole genome shotgun sequence genome includes the window TTAGTTGATTAGTAAAACTGCATATGATTTATTTACTGATGTGAGATTCTGTCTTCTTAATTTGCTTCTCTTAATCAGTAATAATTCAAGCGCAGATTAGTATGTGTGTGCATGCGACATTTATTTATGTAACATTTACATAAATATATGAAATACCTATAGTGGATTTTAAAGATTCATGTATTTGTATTTGTGCAATATGGTTTTCAGGTGTACCCGGAAAATGGCAAAAGGTAGCAGGGGACGACGCAGGTTTGCTTCCCGACAGTACAGGTCAGCTCCATACACATTGCGCTCTAATCAAGATATCTTTGAGGATCTTTACCCTAAGAAATTCTCCAAAAATTTGGAGAAAAAGGACTGGGAAGATGCAACATGTTCTGTGTGCATGGAATACCCTCACAATGCTGTTCTTCTGCTATGCTCCTCTCATGACAAAGGCTGTCGTCCTTACATGTGTGGAACTAGTTTTCGACATTCCAACTGTCTTGACCAGTACGAGAAAGCTTATACAAAAATAGTGTCATGTGATCATGCACAATCATTGCATGGCTCTGCTACTAATCCGATTGTGGTCCCAGATTCTGGGTTGCCAGTTGAGAAATGTGAAGTCACAGAGCTTGCATGCCCCCTCTGTAGGGGCCAGGTGAAAGGCTGGACTGTTCTTGAGCCAGCACGAGAATATCTGGATGCAAAACAGAGAAGCTGCATGCAAGAAAACTGCTCATTTGTTGGAAACTACAAGGAGCTTAGGAAGCACGTTAAGACTGATCACCCGTCAGCCCGGCCACGGGAAGTGGATCCTATAGTTGAACAGAAATGGAGAAGCCTTGAACGTGAGCGGGAACAGGATGATGTGATAAGCACAATCCAGTCGTCCATGCCAGGGGCAGTGTTTTTCGGAGATTATGTAATAGAAGGAAAtagttatggatttgattcgGACGAAGAGGATGGTGGGTTTGATGCAGATGCTGCAGGAAGGAATGCAGGGTTGGGGTTGGGTTTGGATGTGGTTCTTCTATGGCATGCATTTGGGTCCTCCAGACGGATGAGGCAGCATGAGAGGGCATTCCACCAGGCATCAGATGGTAGTGTTGGCATCAGACACACAACTCCTATAGGTGGTTTGAATTCCtctgatgaagatgatgacaaTGAGAGTAacggtgatgatgatggtggcaTGTCATTGGTGAGCCGGCTCCGTCGTCATGGCAGGGTCTTGTTGGGACGCTCTGGGAGGAGACGTAGGCGTAGAGAAGCAAATAGTGAGGAACAGTAGACTGGAAAATGGTTGAGAGGGGGAATAGGTAGGCACACAAATTTAGGAGGACtgcacaaagaaaaataaaaagaaggtATGATTTTACTTTCTCG containing:
- the LOC126794424 gene encoding uncharacterized protein LOC126794424 isoform X1: MAKGSRGRRRFASRQYRSAPYTLRSNQDIFEDLYPKKFSKNLEKKDWEDATCSVCMEYPHNAVLLLCSSHDKGCRPYMCGTSFRHSNCLDQYEKAYTKIVSCDHAQSLHGSATNPIVVPDSGLPVEKCEVTELACPLCRGQVKGWTVLEPAREYLDAKQRSCMQENCSFVGNYKELRKHVKTDHPSARPREVDPIVEQKWRSLEREREQDDVISTIQSSMPGAVFFGDYVIEGNSYGFDSDEEDGGFDADAAGRNAGLGLGLDVVLLWHAFGSSRRMRQHERAFHQASDGSVGIRHTTPIGGLNSSDEDDDNESNGDDDGGMSLVSRLRRHGRVLLGRSGRRRRRREANSEEQ
- the LOC126794424 gene encoding uncharacterized protein LOC126794424 isoform X3; this encodes MAKGSRGRRRFASRQYRSAPYTLRSNQDIFEDLYPKKFSKNLEKKDWEDATCSVCMEYPHNAVLLLCSSHDKGCRPYMCGTSFRHSNCLDQYEKAYTKIVSCDHAQSLHGSATNPIVVPDSGLPVEKCEVTELACPLCRGQVKGWTVLEPAREYLDAKQRSCMQENCSFVGNYKELRKHVKTDHPSARPREVDPIVEQKWRSLEREREQDDVISTIQSSMPGAVFFGDYVIEGNSYGFDSDEEDGGFDADAAGRNAGLGLGLDVVLLWHAFGSSRRMRQHERAFHQASDGSVGIRHTTPIGGLNSSDEDDDNESNGDNDGGMSLVSRLHRHGRVLLGRSGRRRRRREANSEEQ